CATTGAGTGTTTACTAGACCTTTCTTCCATCTAATACACTGTCTATATACCACATCTTAAATATAGATCTCCAATATTAAAATATTATACGATTTCCTCCCTATGAATATCCCTATTTACATAGGTGTAGATTAATGTATTTAGCTCATTAACATACTTTAAACTGGTTAAAGAAGTTAATATTGACATAAGGGATATCCCTAATGCTAAACCAGATAATAAGAAAGATATCCTAATTAGATTAAAGAATAAAAGTAGAGATGAAAAAGCGAGAAGAATTAGAGCCGCTTTATTTTCTATATTTATACGTTTAAAAGAGATTTTTATTTCTTCATTTAAAAACGTTATCCTATCAACTTTTCTTATTTTATCGTCTAACAATTTAATAAGATCCTTAAGATTATTCCAGTTATCTGAAATGTATTTTATAATATCGTCAATAGGTATATTAAGGGGAATTGCTAATATTGAACCACTAATCATGTCAGAAATTCTGTCATCCGATAATATTTGAATAAGAGACATTAAAGCTTCAAGCTTAGCTATAGTTAACGTTTTATCTATATTCTTCCAAATTTTTGGTGTCATTGACTGTAAAAGTAACTGTAGAACGGTAGATAATATGAAGAGGAAAGATGAAATTATATTAAATATTATAAATGATATCTCAAAAATTTTCTCACTCCTCCATAATACTGCATAAAGTTATTATAATATAGTACATTGCCAACTTTTAATACATTCATTGTATCTATTTTATGCTAGAATAATGGTAAATAAATTTTTATTCTATAATCGTAACCACGTATTTCCATTCAAGATAGGGTTATATAAACAATTAATTGATTATTTATATATTTGATTTGCTTGTTTAAAAACTATGAAAAAGAGAAAGGAAATACTTGATAGATACGTTATAACTACTGACTGTGAAGATTTAAAAGAACTTGAAAAGCTTATTGAGCTATTAAAAAAGTATAACGTAATTGCATATAATTATAAGGTAGAATATTTAAATGGGAAGGTAAGTATTAGAGTAGTTAAAGGTAATATCATACTAAATTTATCTAATTTAAGTTTAAGCGAATTAGAGGAATTTCTTAAGGATAGAGAAGAGTTTTATATACCTAAATTTAGAGTTGAATTCCATAACGTTAAACCTACTAGAGATATTATAGATAAACTAGAGAAACTTAATTTGCCCTATTCAGAAGTTCATATATTCAAGGACTATGTAAAAATTAAAACTATAAGTGGGCTCTCCTTTATAGATAACAAGGATTTAGAAGCTACATATGATCTAAGCCAAGTAATGGATAAAATAAGCTTAAAGCCCTTAAATTTAGGTAGGATAAAAAAGGTTAAAGATATGTATGCTTTGGTGCTTCTAAAACTTTACGGAATAAGAGATCTAAATCTCATAGACAAAATACTGAATTTAAATTATAATATTATTAATGATAGCAAAATAGTAATAAAAGATATGGATCTAGAAATTAACGAAAAAGGCATATTTATTAAAGGAAAGGAAATATCTAAAAAAGATCTCTATAAAATATTGGAGGAAAGATTAATAAGGCAATAAAAAGCTTAAACCATAAATGTTAAGACGAGTCACAGTTATAGCACCTTCAAACATTGCAATAATTAAATACTGGGGTAAAAGAGGAGACGAAAAATTAAATTTACCTCTTAATAGTTCTCTATCAATCACGTTAGATGAACAACTATCAGTAATAACAAGAATAAGTTTACACGATAAGGATGAGATAATAATAAACAATAGAGTCTTATCAGCGAATGAAATGAGAGAATACGCTGGGAGAGTAATTCAGAAATTTAGATCGATTGCAAGTAAAGACTTTCACGTTAAGGTAGAATCTAATGCTAAATTCCCCATTAATGCAGGGTTAGCCTCTTCTGCAGCGGGAATTGCAGCGCTAACTTTTGGGCTTAACGAGTTATTAGAGTTAAATCTTCCGTTAAAAGAACTTTCTAAAATAGCAAGATTGGGTTCTGGTAGTGCGTGTAGAAGCATGTTTGGTGGTTTTGTGATTTGGGAAAGGGGAGTTAGAGATGACGGGGAAGACTCCTATTGTTACCAATTGTTCCCTAAAGATTACTGGAAGGAGTTAGTTGATATTATAGTAATTGTAAGTGAAGAAGAAAAAAAAGTTTCATCAAGGAGAGGCATGATGCGATCAGTAGAAACTTCTGAACTTATGGAATGTAGACTTAAATTTATAGAAAAAACTTTCAATGAAGTTATAGACGCAATACGAAATAAAGATGAGAAGAAATTCTATTATTATACTATGAGACATAGTAATAGTATGCATGCGGTTATATTAGACAGTTGGCCCTCCTTCTTCTACCTTAATGACATATCACTAAAAATAATGGAATGGATTCAGGATTTCGGAAAAGCTGCATATACATTTGATGCAGGTCCGAATCCTCATATATTTACCACTGAAAAGAACGTTAAGGAAATAATGGAGTTCCTATCCACATTAAATGTAAAAAGGATAATAATCTCTAGAGTGGGAGAAGGACCTAAATTACTAGAGTGGGAGTAAAATTACGTTTCTATCCTTAATCCATCATCTTCTCTTACATTGATTACCTTAATTCCCATTTTACTCCATACATCCCTTACCTTGTCTAAATTTTCCCCTAAGGCGAATATTGAATCTCCACCGCCAGCTCCAGGGGAAAGTGCTATTAAAGCTCCTTCTTCTTCTGCAATTCTTATCATTTCCTCTTCTTCTCTGCTTACAAGGCTCACTCCTACTATACGTTCAGCTAAATAATTTAGGTAAATTCTCCCTAGTTTAATATGCTCAACAGCCTCGTCATACTTATTCATTTTTATAAGCTCTATGGCAATATTATTCTCTTCATCTATTAATTTTAGTAACTCCTTAAAGTCCTCAGAATTGCTTCTCTCTACGAACTTCTTTACTAAACTCACAGTTTCAGAACTCCTTCCGGTAAATCCTAAAATCATTTCATACTTTT
The genomic region above belongs to Saccharolobus caldissimus and contains:
- the mvaD gene encoding diphosphomevalonate decarboxylase, with protein sequence MLRRVTVIAPSNIAIIKYWGKRGDEKLNLPLNSSLSITLDEQLSVITRISLHDKDEIIINNRVLSANEMREYAGRVIQKFRSIASKDFHVKVESNAKFPINAGLASSAAGIAALTFGLNELLELNLPLKELSKIARLGSGSACRSMFGGFVIWERGVRDDGEDSYCYQLFPKDYWKELVDIIVIVSEEEKKVSSRRGMMRSVETSELMECRLKFIEKTFNEVIDAIRNKDEKKFYYYTMRHSNSMHAVILDSWPSFFYLNDISLKIMEWIQDFGKAAYTFDAGPNPHIFTTEKNVKEIMEFLSTLNVKRIIISRVGEGPKLLEWE